One window from the genome of Candidatus Vogelbacteria bacterium encodes:
- a CDS encoding PASTA domain-containing protein, with protein MKKLTVFEKIGVSLIVFTAVYFGSGVVGAWWKGKISFNRASPTEQATPVMVPLEVQTFVREIPDFRGKSPEEVAEIMEAFGLHYGNTFLWSTNDKRGDGKVIEQTPPPGTPRTEYDEVSLVYGKSV; from the coding sequence ATGAAGAAATTGACCGTGTTTGAAAAAATCGGGGTGTCCTTGATCGTGTTTACAGCCGTTTACTTCGGCTCCGGTGTTGTGGGGGCTTGGTGGAAAGGGAAGATCTCTTTTAACCGGGCATCGCCAACCGAACAGGCCACTCCGGTGATGGTGCCTTTGGAAGTTCAGACTTTCGTTCGTGAGATTCCGGACTTCCGCGGTAAGTCGCCGGAAGAAGTTGCCGAGATCATGGAAGCATTCGGACTCCACTACGGGAATACGTTTCTGTGGTCAACGAACGATAAGCGGGGCGACGGTAAGGTGATCGAACAGACACCGCCGCCTGGGACTCCTCGGACCGAGTATGACGAGGTCTCCCTCGTCTACGGCAAAAGCGTGTAA
- the secF gene encoding protein translocase subunit SecF: MWVIKYRSFFYILSGLAIVASLAAVAMYGLNLGIDFKGGTTIELDYGQNRPETAELRASLDKANLGNLLVQPVDESGMVIRSKNLSPEEKNSLTKQASVEGKYSFTEKRSDSIGPTLGNELATRGIIAIVIVALMIVLFISFAFWGVSRPVASWKYGIIAISTLAHDVIIPTGVFALLGHFKGTEIDALFLTALLTILGLSVNDTIVVFDRIRENLKNKVAPHFEDVVGMSLSQTFTRSINTSMTVILVLLAVYFFGSPTTKDFALVLTIGMVVGTYSSIFIASPLLVTWEKWSRK; the protein is encoded by the coding sequence ATGTGGGTAATTAAATATCGATCATTCTTTTATATCTTGTCTGGCTTAGCGATCGTTGCTTCTTTGGCGGCAGTGGCTATGTATGGTCTCAACTTAGGGATTGACTTTAAAGGTGGCACAACTATTGAGCTAGATTATGGTCAGAATCGACCAGAAACAGCTGAGCTTAGAGCTTCATTAGACAAGGCTAACTTAGGAAATTTGTTAGTCCAGCCAGTTGATGAATCTGGAATGGTAATTAGATCAAAAAATTTATCACCGGAAGAAAAAAATAGTCTTACTAAACAGGCTTCAGTTGAAGGTAAATATTCTTTCACCGAAAAGCGTTCGGACTCAATTGGTCCAACCTTAGGTAATGAACTAGCCACTAGAGGCATAATTGCTATTGTGATTGTGGCTCTGATGATTGTTTTATTCATCTCTTTTGCTTTCTGGGGCGTGTCTCGACCGGTTGCTTCGTGGAAGTATGGCATCATTGCTATTAGTACTCTGGCTCACGATGTGATTATTCCGACGGGTGTTTTTGCTTTGTTGGGTCACTTTAAGGGGACAGAAATTGACGCTTTATTTTTGACCGCTTTGCTAACCATCTTAGGTTTGTCAGTTAACGATACAATTGTGGTCTTTGACCGAATCAGAGAAAACTTGAAAAATAAAGTTGCCCCTCATTTCGAAGATGTGGTGGGCATGAGTTTGTCTCAGACTTTCACTCGATCTATTAACACCTCCATGACGGTTATCTTGGTGCTCTTAGCTGTTTATTTCTTTGGTAGTCCGACCACTAAAGACTTTGCCTTGGTCCTAACTATCGGTATGGTGGTGGGTACTTATTCTTCAATCTTCATCGCTTCGCCGCTCCTGGTAACTTGGGAGAAGTGGAGTCGGAAATAA
- the secD gene encoding protein translocase subunit SecD, translated as MSYYRIFAVILLLLGVGVGYFVYHSETVTPDSFLSKPFKLGLDLRGGTRLVYDADTSVIQAGDVKDAMDSLREVIERRINVFGVSEPQIFTETAGLGAEAKHRLVVELPGVTNIDQALQLISKTPVLEFKTERPDGPEKEQIKKAYEQAQLSITSNASTTIESLLKANPLLSEDPLYVSTGLSGRYLKKASVSFSGEGVSGPGVSLEFNEEGAKLFAKITSENVGKSVAIYLDGQLLSAPNVREAIKDGRAEITGQFTVDEAKTLVRDLNLGALPLPIKLASSQTIGATLGQEAFDKGVKAGAVALAVIALFMIFWYRLPGLIAVISLSIYVAIMLALFKLIPVTLTAAGMAGLILSIGIAVDANVLIFERLKDELRRGKSIHDALLEGFSRAWLSIRDSNLSSIISAAVLFWFGTSLIKGFALTLMIGILVSMFSAITVTRTLLLALGVKHKTKLSTFLFGSGFTK; from the coding sequence ATGTCATATTACCGTATTTTTGCTGTTATTTTGTTGTTGCTGGGAGTCGGGGTTGGATATTTTGTGTACCACTCCGAGACTGTCACTCCTGATTCATTTTTATCTAAGCCTTTTAAATTAGGCTTGGATCTTAGGGGTGGAACTCGTTTAGTTTATGATGCTGACACTTCAGTTATACAAGCTGGGGATGTGAAGGATGCGATGGACTCATTGAGAGAGGTGATTGAAAGACGAATTAACGTGTTTGGAGTTTCTGAACCGCAAATTTTTACTGAAACAGCTGGTTTGGGAGCTGAGGCTAAACATCGACTGGTGGTGGAATTGCCGGGAGTTACTAATATTGACCAGGCGTTACAGTTAATTAGCAAAACTCCAGTTTTGGAATTTAAAACAGAACGACCGGATGGTCCAGAAAAAGAGCAAATAAAAAAAGCTTATGAACAAGCTCAATTAAGTATCACTAGCAATGCTTCAACCACTATCGAATCTTTATTAAAGGCTAATCCACTTTTAAGTGAAGATCCTTTGTATGTGTCGACTGGGTTGTCTGGCCGTTATTTAAAAAAAGCGAGTGTGTCTTTTAGTGGAGAAGGGGTGTCTGGTCCAGGGGTTAGCCTAGAATTCAATGAGGAAGGAGCAAAATTATTTGCCAAAATTACCAGTGAGAATGTCGGTAAGTCGGTTGCTATTTATTTAGATGGTCAACTGTTGTCAGCGCCTAACGTACGTGAAGCGATTAAAGATGGTCGAGCGGAAATAACTGGCCAGTTTACCGTCGACGAAGCTAAGACTTTGGTTCGTGATTTAAACCTTGGTGCTTTACCCCTACCAATCAAATTGGCTTCATCTCAAACAATTGGGGCGACTTTGGGGCAAGAGGCTTTTGATAAAGGGGTCAAGGCTGGAGCAGTAGCCTTGGCGGTCATCGCTCTATTTATGATTTTTTGGTATCGCTTACCTGGTTTGATTGCTGTTATATCTTTATCAATCTACGTGGCTATCATGCTGGCCTTGTTTAAATTAATCCCGGTTACTTTGACAGCTGCTGGAATGGCGGGGCTAATTTTGTCGATCGGGATTGCTGTCGATGCTAATGTGCTTATCTTTGAGCGCCTAAAAGATGAGTTACGTCGCGGTAAAAGTATTCATGACGCTTTGTTGGAAGGTTTTTCTAGAGCGTGGTTATCGATTCGGGATTCAAATTTATCTAGTATTATCTCAGCTGCAGTTTTGTTCTGGTTTGGAACTAGTTTGATCAAAGGTTTTGCCCTGACTTTGATGATTGGTATTTTGGTTAGTATGTTTAGTGCGATTACTGTCACCCGAACTCTCTTGTTGGCTTTGGGTGTTAAGCATAAAACAAAATTGTCGACCTTTTTATTCGGTAGCGGTTTCACTAAATAA
- a CDS encoding bifunctional 5,10-methylenetetrahydrofolate dehydrogenase/5,10-methenyltetrahydrofolate cyclohydrolase — translation MILDGKALSKKIEAELRAKVTGLGKPVTLAVVIVGDDPVSVKYINRKKAVGENVGVDVQLFEYEADIVEADLKLEIEKLVARQDIDGVLVQLPLPDHLNREEIINLIPPAKDPDSLGEDAKVPSPVVRAVQEILKTSQIELADKKIVVVGQGKLVGRPVALWLASDGYDVTVVDSKVVDVGAITRHADILILGAGQPGLIKLDMIKDGVVIIDAATSEASGRLAGDADPACADKAVLFTPVPGGVGPLTLVLLFANLLDLVDGQ, via the coding sequence ATGATTTTAGACGGCAAAGCTTTAAGTAAAAAAATCGAGGCCGAGCTTCGAGCTAAAGTAACTGGTTTAGGTAAACCGGTTACTTTAGCGGTGGTGATTGTTGGAGATGATCCGGTATCGGTTAAATATATTAATCGTAAAAAAGCAGTGGGGGAAAATGTTGGAGTGGATGTTCAACTATTTGAATACGAGGCTGATATTGTAGAAGCTGACTTAAAATTAGAAATAGAAAAATTAGTCGCTCGACAAGACATTGATGGGGTGTTGGTGCAACTACCATTACCCGACCATCTTAATCGAGAGGAAATAATTAATTTGATTCCACCGGCTAAAGATCCAGATAGTTTGGGTGAGGATGCCAAGGTGCCTTCACCGGTAGTGCGAGCAGTGCAAGAGATTTTGAAAACTAGTCAGATTGAATTAGCTGACAAAAAGATCGTTGTGGTTGGTCAGGGTAAATTAGTGGGTCGCCCAGTCGCTTTATGGTTGGCTAGTGATGGTTATGATGTGACGGTGGTGGACAGTAAGGTGGTGGATGTCGGAGCGATTACCAGACATGCTGATATTTTGATTTTGGGAGCCGGCCAGCCAGGGCTAATTAAACTGGACATGATCAAAGATGGAGTGGTCATTATCGACGCCGCAACTTCCGAAGCCAGTGGCCGGCTGGCCGGTGATGCCGACCCGGCCTGCGCTGACAAAGCTGTTTTGTTTACACCAGTACCAGGTGGTGTTGGCCCTCTGACTTTGGTACTTCTTTTTGCAAATCTTTTAGACCTTGTAGACGGACAATAA
- a CDS encoding NAD-dependent epimerase/dehydratase family protein translates to MISKKILVSGGAGFIGAHLVRALLKDGHQVVVVDNLSTGKKERIPDGVSFHLVDITDLDSLKPLLVGVEAVFHLAALPRVSFSIDHPIESNEANVKGTLNLLVSAKDAGVKIFVYSASSSAYGDQDILPLVETMPARPKSPYGLQKYIGELYAKTFTEIYGLPTVCLRYFNVYGPGDSAEASYPLVITKFIKQRQNNEPLTICGSGEQTRDFTHVTDIVRANLLCLDNLKIGRGEVVNIGAGNNQSVKRIAELVGGPVEFLPARLEPKDTKADNSKAKELLGWEPQVSIEEGINELKQLAGLL, encoded by the coding sequence ATGATATCTAAAAAAATTTTAGTGAGTGGAGGGGCTGGTTTCATCGGAGCACATTTAGTTCGAGCCTTACTCAAAGATGGTCATCAGGTGGTGGTAGTTGATAATTTGTCGACTGGTAAAAAGGAGAGGATTCCTGATGGTGTCTCGTTCCACCTGGTTGATATTACTGACCTAGATAGTCTTAAACCTCTTTTAGTTGGCGTGGAGGCGGTTTTTCATCTAGCTGCTTTACCTAGAGTTTCTTTTTCCATAGATCACCCAATAGAAAGCAATGAGGCTAACGTTAAAGGTACTCTAAATCTTCTAGTGTCTGCTAAGGATGCTGGAGTAAAGATTTTTGTTTACTCAGCTTCATCTTCTGCTTATGGGGATCAAGACATCTTACCATTAGTGGAAACCATGCCAGCTAGACCAAAAAGTCCTTATGGTTTACAAAAATATATTGGTGAATTATATGCGAAAACTTTTACTGAAATTTATGGTTTACCGACCGTTTGTTTAAGATATTTTAATGTTTATGGTCCAGGTGATAGTGCTGAAGCATCTTATCCGTTGGTGATTACCAAGTTTATAAAACAACGACAAAATAACGAACCACTAACTATCTGTGGGTCCGGTGAGCAAACACGAGATTTTACCCACGTCACAGATATTGTCAGGGCTAATTTACTTTGCCTAGATAACCTCAAAATAGGTCGGGGGGAGGTTGTAAATATCGGTGCAGGTAACAACCAGTCTGTTAAAAGAATTGCGGAACTGGTTGGTGGTCCTGTTGAGTTTTTACCTGCACGACTTGAGCCAAAAGACACAAAAGCCGATAACTCTAAAGCCAAGGAGCTACTTGGGTGGGAGCCGCAAGTGTCGATTGAAGAGGGAATTAATGAACTAAAACAGTTGGCTGGATTACTATGA
- a CDS encoding sugar transferase, translating into MRFGTTTQTVFLFLGDLLALAIALWLTLIIRYLGWPSTQLFFDHLAPFAIIFILWSLVFFMYDLYGSRTLFLERKLTSAILNAQVVNIIIALLFFYLIPYFGITPKTNLFIFLVVSCLILLVWRRLGVGFVIRPAQESILFACGGPEVEELRQTFAKNSKYGITVRDGEPRALPQEVSMVVFNSHDTASAPLFANFYRMLFSGVRFANIEDIYEEVYGRVPVSIISERWFLEHLSNQPKPFYDFFKRTTDLMVGLVFGILSLILYPIVFVLIKLETPGPLFSYQTRVGKNNQPINLIKFRTMTNSNDGGVWGAVNKNKVTRVGKILRKTRIDELPQLWNVVRGDISLIGPRPEFADPVEKYSNQIPYYNIRHIIKPGLSGWAQMYHEAHPHHGLDVVETRNKLSYDLYYIKHRSIWLDIKIGLKTVALLLSAKGS; encoded by the coding sequence ATGCGTTTTGGGACTACCACTCAAACAGTTTTTTTGTTCTTGGGTGACTTGCTTGCCCTAGCGATAGCCTTATGGTTGACGCTTATTATTCGTTATCTAGGCTGGCCAAGCACTCAACTTTTTTTTGATCACCTAGCTCCATTTGCTATTATTTTTATTCTCTGGAGTCTGGTCTTTTTTATGTACGATCTTTACGGGTCTAGAACTCTATTTTTGGAAAGAAAATTGACTAGTGCTATTCTCAATGCCCAGGTGGTCAACATAATCATTGCACTACTATTCTTTTATCTGATTCCTTATTTTGGGATTACTCCTAAAACTAATCTATTCATATTTTTAGTTGTTTCTTGTTTAATTTTGTTGGTGTGGCGTCGATTAGGGGTTGGTTTTGTTATTCGACCAGCTCAAGAATCAATTTTGTTTGCCTGTGGTGGCCCAGAAGTTGAAGAGTTAAGACAGACTTTTGCGAAGAATAGTAAGTATGGGATTACTGTTCGGGATGGTGAGCCTAGAGCTTTACCGCAAGAGGTGTCGATGGTTGTCTTTAATTCCCACGACACTGCTAGTGCCCCTTTGTTTGCCAACTTTTATCGAATGCTTTTTTCTGGAGTCCGCTTTGCTAATATTGAAGACATTTATGAAGAAGTTTATGGTCGAGTCCCGGTTTCGATCATTAGTGAACGTTGGTTCTTGGAACATTTGTCTAATCAACCAAAACCATTTTATGATTTTTTTAAACGAACAACCGATTTGATGGTTGGTTTGGTGTTTGGGATTTTATCTTTGATTTTATATCCAATTGTTTTTGTTTTAATAAAACTAGAAACACCAGGTCCTTTATTTTCATATCAAACTCGAGTTGGTAAAAACAATCAACCAATTAATTTGATAAAATTTAGAACGATGACTAATAGTAACGACGGTGGAGTGTGGGGAGCTGTGAACAAAAACAAAGTAACCAGGGTTGGTAAGATTTTACGAAAGACCAGGATTGATGAATTGCCTCAGTTGTGGAACGTTGTAAGAGGAGATATTTCTTTGATTGGTCCACGCCCAGAGTTTGCCGATCCAGTTGAAAAATATAGTAATCAGATTCCTTATTACAATATTCGTCATATCATTAAACCTGGCTTGTCTGGTTGGGCTCAAATGTATCATGAAGCCCATCCTCATCATGGTTTAGATGTTGTCGAGACACGCAACAAATTATCATACGACCTGTATTATATTAAGCATAGAAGTATTTGGTTGGATATAAAAATAGGTTTAAAAACAGTCGCTTTATTATTATCAGCTAAAGGTTCTTAA
- a CDS encoding glycosyltransferase, whose protein sequence is MTKKVLYLITKSNWGGAQKYVFDLATNLPKDQFETAVTSGGTGAKGAEVGQLANKLAEVSLPFYPIKSFTRDIFLFNELKAFWEVGLIIKKYRPDILHVNSSKAAGVGGFVGRLIGVKKIIYTVHGWPFNEQRNFISKFLIYFFSWLTCFLVHEVIVINEKDFAQGKKMFLVGKKMHLIYNGLAPISFLSQSEARKKLREITIHNFSDSDLIVGSIAELHPNKGLNYLIEGVAQAPEWKLIIIGGGQEKTNLEKLIQKLNATDRVFLAGFVTNTSTLLKAFDASALVSLKEGHPYAVLESGLASLPVIGSDIPGIRAIIDSPDKGMLVPPANPQAITEALNKLANDPTIRQTQGENLQNKVQSDFNIEKMINSTTQLY, encoded by the coding sequence ATGACTAAAAAAGTTCTATATTTAATCACTAAAAGTAACTGGGGTGGAGCCCAAAAGTATGTTTTTGACCTGGCCACCAACCTACCTAAAGACCAGTTTGAGACAGCTGTGACTAGCGGTGGCACCGGAGCCAAAGGAGCTGAGGTTGGTCAACTGGCCAATAAACTAGCCGAGGTCAGCCTCCCTTTCTACCCGATCAAATCGTTCACTCGTGATATTTTTTTATTTAACGAACTAAAAGCTTTTTGGGAAGTGGGTTTGATTATTAAAAAATATAGGCCAGACATTCTTCATGTTAATAGTTCTAAAGCGGCTGGTGTCGGTGGTTTCGTCGGGCGACTAATTGGTGTTAAAAAAATTATTTATACCGTTCACGGTTGGCCTTTTAACGAACAGCGAAATTTTATCAGCAAATTCCTGATCTACTTTTTTTCGTGGCTAACCTGTTTTCTAGTTCATGAAGTAATTGTGATCAACGAAAAAGATTTTGCGCAAGGCAAGAAAATGTTTCTAGTGGGTAAAAAAATGCATCTAATTTACAATGGTCTCGCTCCTATTTCTTTCCTGTCCCAATCAGAAGCTCGTAAAAAGTTAAGAGAAATAACTATCCACAATTTTTCTGATTCAGATTTAATTGTAGGTTCAATCGCTGAACTCCACCCCAACAAAGGATTAAACTATTTGATTGAGGGAGTAGCGCAGGCACCAGAATGGAAATTAATAATAATTGGCGGTGGTCAAGAAAAAACCAATCTTGAAAAATTAATCCAGAAACTCAATGCAACTGATCGAGTATTTCTAGCTGGCTTTGTCACCAACACTTCCACCCTACTCAAAGCTTTTGACGCTTCCGCTCTTGTCTCTCTCAAAGAAGGTCATCCTTACGCTGTGCTGGAATCGGGCCTCGCCTCACTCCCTGTTATTGGTTCAGACATTCCTGGCATTCGAGCGATTATTGACTCACCAGACAAAGGCATGTTAGTTCCCCCAGCCAACCCCCAGGCTATTACTGAAGCCCTAAATAAATTAGCCAACGACCCTACCATTCGACAGACTCAAGGCGAGAATCTCCAAAATAAAGTCCAATCAGACTTTAATATCGAAAAGATGATAAATAGCACCACTCAGTTATATTAG
- a CDS encoding endonuclease/exonuclease/phosphatase family protein — MIKLIQLNVEGDRHIDKITPFLKTEKPDVLCLQEVSEVSFNLFKAELGMTGLFAPMLTNSEGILGAGVLSQLSIITSKADYYWRGVDHLPGSKMHPLDVYWSVFALVRVDVVSGDDVFTVTTTHFPKNHVGNEVSDFQKELQVDLTKMLNSMPELIFTGDTNCPRGTDIFDNWATMYKDNIPKEVVTSLDENLHRAGYLPYMVDALFTTPHYEVVDIKLVDGVSDHLAVVASIKKI; from the coding sequence ATGATCAAACTAATACAACTAAATGTCGAAGGGGATAGGCATATTGATAAAATCACCCCTTTCTTAAAGACAGAAAAACCAGACGTTTTGTGTCTACAAGAGGTTAGCGAAGTTTCTTTTAATCTCTTTAAGGCAGAGTTGGGTATGACTGGTTTATTTGCCCCAATGCTTACAAATTCAGAGGGAATATTGGGTGCTGGTGTTTTGAGTCAGTTGTCAATTATCACTTCGAAGGCGGATTACTACTGGCGAGGAGTGGATCATTTGCCTGGTAGTAAAATGCATCCCCTCGATGTCTACTGGTCTGTTTTTGCTTTAGTGCGAGTTGATGTGGTCAGTGGTGATGATGTTTTTACCGTTACCACGACCCATTTCCCCAAAAATCATGTTGGGAATGAGGTGTCTGATTTTCAAAAAGAACTTCAAGTTGATTTAACTAAAATGTTAAATTCTATGCCCGAACTTATTTTTACTGGTGATACTAACTGTCCCCGTGGAACAGATATATTTGATAACTGGGCGACGATGTACAAAGATAATATTCCAAAAGAGGTGGTAACTAGTTTAGATGAAAATCTGCACAGAGCTGGTTACTTACCTTATATGGTTGATGCTTTATTTACTACTCCTCACTACGAAGTGGTGGACATTAAATTAGTAGATGGAGTGAGTGATCACTTGGCTGTGGTTGCTTCGATAAAAAAGATATAG
- a CDS encoding rod shape-determining protein RodA, which translates to MLETILRRFGGVSIDWVLVVAILPLLGAGLITMNSFTSDSYYFTRQLIWITASLSTFLFFSFVDWRILRRTEVVASLYLAGCLALLVVFLFGQATRSAYSWFSVGGVSLQPAEFMKLILVIMLAKYFTRRHVEIAHIRHILVSGLYAFIPFVLIFIQPDFGSAVIIFFIWLGMTMVAGISKKHLAVVFGLGVISFVMLWGFVLADYQKNRIKTFVNPLSDIQGAGYNAFQSTVAVGSGQVLGKGVGFGSQSRLKFLPEFQTDFVFAAFAEEWGFVGVMIVFCLFGTVIWRILGAGLVGATNFETLFAIGLSIILMSHFVIHVGMNIGVLPVTGLPISFMSYGGSHMLTIFAGLGILMGMRRYRLAYHRGDIHNEFVGPR; encoded by the coding sequence ATGTTGGAGACTATTTTACGACGCTTTGGGGGCGTGTCGATTGATTGGGTTTTAGTGGTAGCTATCTTGCCTTTATTGGGAGCTGGTTTGATTACTATGAATTCATTTACTAGTGATAGTTACTATTTCACGAGGCAGTTGATCTGGATTACGGCTAGTTTGTCCACGTTTTTATTCTTCAGTTTTGTCGATTGGCGGATTTTACGTCGAACAGAAGTGGTGGCTAGCTTGTATCTGGCGGGCTGCTTGGCTTTGTTGGTGGTGTTTCTTTTTGGTCAGGCCACCCGTTCAGCGTACAGCTGGTTTTCTGTTGGTGGGGTATCACTCCAACCAGCGGAATTTATGAAGTTGATTTTAGTGATTATGTTGGCCAAGTATTTTACTAGGCGTCATGTAGAGATTGCTCATATCCGTCATATTTTAGTTTCTGGTTTGTATGCTTTTATTCCATTCGTACTAATTTTTATCCAACCAGACTTTGGTTCGGCTGTTATCATATTTTTTATTTGGTTGGGGATGACCATGGTGGCCGGTATTTCTAAAAAACATTTAGCCGTAGTTTTTGGTTTAGGGGTGATCTCTTTTGTGATGTTATGGGGATTTGTTTTAGCTGATTATCAAAAAAACAGAATCAAAACTTTCGTTAATCCATTGTCGGATATTCAGGGGGCGGGTTATAACGCTTTTCAGTCCACGGTTGCGGTTGGTTCGGGTCAGGTGTTAGGGAAGGGGGTAGGGTTTGGTAGTCAGTCCCGACTAAAATTTTTGCCGGAATTTCAGACAGACTTCGTGTTTGCCGCTTTTGCTGAAGAGTGGGGGTTTGTTGGAGTGATGATTGTTTTCTGTTTATTTGGAACGGTTATTTGGAGGATTTTAGGGGCCGGCCTGGTGGGGGCGACCAATTTTGAAACGTTGTTTGCTATAGGGCTGTCTATTATTTTAATGAGTCACTTTGTGATTCATGTTGGTATGAATATTGGAGTTTTACCAGTCACTGGTCTGCCGATTTCGTTTATGAGTTATGGTGGGTCTCACATGCTGACTATTTTTGCTGGTCTTGGAATTCTGATGGGTATGCGACGCTATCGCCTGGCTTACCATCGAGGAGATATTCATAATGAGTTTGTGGGACCACGTTAA